The following coding sequences are from one Triticum dicoccoides isolate Atlit2015 ecotype Zavitan chromosome 4A, WEW_v2.0, whole genome shotgun sequence window:
- the LOC119287183 gene encoding receptor-like protein EIX2 produces the protein MAAKLGHLARAAAAILCLLIFHVALSDSLAKASVSGGTGTCISWERDALLSFKAGLLDPAGRLSSWQGEDCCQWEGVQCSSRTGQVVRLDLRNTYKDGNNKYNSLNLSRDEMSSSLADLQQLRYLDLSGNNFSRTSIPMFVGSLENLRYLNLSWSGFGGRIPYQLGNLSNLQYLDVRGNNYYYLDSNYSNLYVVDLAWLKHLPLLSNLDMSGVDLSSVRDWFNMVNMLSSLKVLRLEDCGLTSTVSDTSKANLTHLEVLDLSANLFNTSLEHSWFWDLTSLKELHLSQGEWHGHIPQELGNMTSLEVIDFSKTDLLGLIPSNLQKLCNLKVLNFEDVNINASIGEFMDRFPRCSWTTLQVLSLANTNLTGNLPIWIGNMTSLSDLLARENMITGGVPLGIGALGNLTDLDLGYNKLNGVVTKDHFSGLLSLESLDFEGNSLKIDIEPNWVAPFRLKRINLQSCSMGPRFPGWLRWQTDMDSVLLDYTNLDDVIPDWFWVTFSRAQYLYARGNMLRGSLPANLQHMSALAIALGSNNLTGQVPWLPINISFLDLSSNSFSGLLPVELKAPWIMELDLANNEITGTIPSSMCQLTRLVRLDLSGNSLTGDVMQCWKESDNNSSVSSLISADQFGSSMYNLALNNNDLSGEFPKFLQRA, from the coding sequence ATGGCTGCCAAGCTTGGGCATCTCGCCCGAGCCGCTGCAGCAATACTCTGCCTGTTGATTTTCCATGTAGCACTGTCTGATTCCCTTGCTAAGGCGAGTGTATCAGGTGGGACTGGAACCTGCATCAGCTGGGAGCGGGATGCGCTTCTGTCCTTCAAGGCAGGCCTTCTCGACCCTGCTGGCCGTCTCTCGTCATGGCAAGGTGAAGATTGTTGCCAGTGGGAGGGAGTCCAGTGCAGCAGCAGAACAGGCCAAGTTGTCAGGCTCGACCTCCGCAACACCTACAAAGATGGCAACAACAAGTACAACAGCCTGAACTTGTCGAGAGATGAGATGAGCTCTTCTTTGGCTGATTTGCAACAGTTGAGGTATCTTGATCTGAGTGGGAATAACTTCAGTCGCACAAGCATACCTATGTTTGTGGGCTCTCTGGAGAACCTAAGGTACCTCAACCTCTCATGGTCAGGCTTTGGTGGGAGAATACCTTACCAACTCGGCAATCTCTCAAATTTGCAATATCTTGATGTTAGAGGGAATAATTACTATTATCTTGATAGCAATTATTCCAACCTGTATGTGGTGGATCTTGCATGGTTGAAGCATCTCCCATTGTTGAGTAATCTTGACATGAGCGGTGTGGACCTCAGTTCTGTGAGGGATTGGTTCAACATGGTTAACATGCTTTCTTCTCTGAAAGTGCTTCGCTTAGAAGACTGTGGCCTTACCAGCACGGTGTCTGATACTTCAAAAGCAAACCTCACACATCTCGAAGTCCTTGATCTGTCAGCCAACCTGTTTAACACATCACTAGAACACAGTTGGTTTTGGGATCTCACAAGCCTTAAGGAGCTTCACCTCTCCCAGGGCGAGTGGCATGGACATATTCCTCAAGAACTAGGAAACATGACGTCCCTTGAAGTCATAGATTTTAGTAAAACTGATCTTCTGGGTTTGATACCAAGTAACTTACAAAAGTTGTGCAATCTGAAAGTGCTAAATTTCGAAGATGTCAACATTAATGCAAGCATTGGGGAGTTTATGGATCGATTTCCTAGGTGCTCATGGACTACATTACAAGTGTTGTCATTAGCGAATACAAATTTGACAGGAAACCTACCAATCTGGATTGGGAACATGACCAGTCTCAGTGATCTTTTAGCCAGAGAAAACATGATAACTGGTGGTGTACCACTAGGAATTGGAGCACTTGGTAACTTGACAGATTTGGATCTCGGCTACAATAAACTTAATGGTGTGGTCACGAAGGATCATTTTTCTGGCTTATTGAGTTTAGAGTCTCTGGACTTTGAAGGCAACTCCTTGAAAATTGATATTGAACCAAATTGGGTTGCTCCTTTTAGACTAAAGAGAATAAACTTACAGTCATGTTCAATGGGGCCCCGTTTTCCAGGGTGGCTTAGATGGCAGACCGACATGGATTCTGTTCTTCTTGATTATACAAATTTGGATGATGTTATTCCTGATTGGTTCTGGGTGACATTTTCCCGAGCTCAGTACTTGTACGCACGAGGAAATATGTTGCGTGGTTCATTACCGGCAAATCTACAGCACATGTCAGCTTTAGCTATAGCCCTCGGGTCCAATAACCTTACAGGTCAAGTTCCATGGCTCCCTATAAATATATCATTCTTGGATTTGTCTTCAAACTCTTTCTCAGGGCTATTGCCAGTAGAGCTAAAAGCTCCATGGATCATGGAGTTGGATCTGGCAAATAATGAAATTACAGGTACTATTCCATCATCTATGTGCCAATTGACTCGTCTGGTACGGTTGGATCTATCAGGGAACAGTTTGACAGGAGATGTTATGCAATGCTGGAAGGAGTCAGATAACAATTCTTCAGTGTCCAGCTTAATCTCTGCAGATCAATTTGGTTCCTCAATGTATAATCTAGCTTTGAACAACAATGATCTCTCAGGTGAATTCCCTAAATTTCTTCAGAGGGCCTGA
- the LOC119287184 gene encoding uncharacterized protein LOC119287184, with protein sequence MSLAPPLLRLRAPRPDAALSAAVPSRPLPGCLAIGRGLGSGHAYCLFSGAGAGRRKQEEAKRGLESAVDQNKTGFGTWGVETVTRRLRDRRGGPAPAVGGGGRGRSGGGGGGGGGGWFRWFSSGGFWDAAKQTVLTILGIIAAVFLIANFNVLLGAAVYPLLVVLRQIRRALTFAAYCVSRAMSAPASRPKPTPVDSAEVVAAAPVKERARMSARERVVAKWRSD encoded by the exons ATGTCTCTCGCGCCTCCTCTGCTCCGCCTCCGCGccccccgccccgacgccgccctctCCGCCGCCGTCCCGTCCCGCCCTCTCCCTGGATGCCTCGCCATCGGGCGGGGTCTCGGCTCCGGCCACGCCTACTGCCTCTtctccggcgccggcgccggccgccGGAAGCAG GAGGAAGCTAAGAGAGGGCTGGAGAGTGCCGTAGACCAGAACAAGACGGGGTTCGGGACATGGGGCGTGGAAACTGTTACAAGGCGGCTAAGAGACCGGCGTGGTGGCCCTGCTCCTGCTGTCGGTGGCGGTGGCAGGGGAAGGtctggaggaggaggtggtggaggtggaggtggttggTTCAGGTGGTTTAGCAGTGGAGGCTTCTGGGACGCTGCGAAGCAGACTGTTCTGACGATCCTTGGCATTATCGCGGCG GTCTTCCTCATCGCGAATTTCAACGTGCTTCTGGGGGCTGCCGTCTACCCGTTGCTGGTCGTGCTGCGGCAAATAAGGCGCGCACTCACCTTTGCGGCTTATTGTGTTTCTCGGGCCATGTCGGCACCCGCTTCCAGGCCGAAGCCAACTCCTGTAGACAGCGCTGAAGTGGTGGCCGCAGCGCCTGTCAAAGAAAGAGCCAGAATGTCTGCAAGAGAAAGAGTTGTTGCGAAATGGCGTTCGGACTGA
- the LOC119287186 gene encoding DNA polymerase epsilon subunit 3-like produces MAGEAKEPEAAAQGEGSKPKTKAKKPKAAAAAAEEGEGAKANKAKKPKPAAAAAEEGEGSKAKKPAAAPVPAMAEAEVEELPKAIVRRLVKDKLARAASGGEGAEGGAEVIVNKDAMAAFAESARIFIHYLSATANDVCKDGKRQTINAEDVFKALDEIEFPEFVEPLRTALEEFRSRNAARKPASGKKQSEKKRKLDKEAVPEEQNGAADEANAGED; encoded by the exons ATGGCGGGGGAGGCCAAGGAGCCGGAGGCGGCCGCCCAGGGCGAGGGGTCCAAGCCCAAGACCAAGGCCAAGAAGCCTAAGGCTGCGGCCGCGGCCgccgaggagggggagggggccaagGCCAACAAGGCCAAGAAGCCTAAGCCCGCGGCTGCGGCCGCCGAGGAGGGGGAGGGGTCCAAGGCCAAGAAGCCTGCGGCCGCGCCGGTGCCGGCGatggcggaggcggaggtggaggagcTGCCCAAGGCCATCGTGCGGCGGCTGGTCAAGGACAAGCTGGCCCGGGCCGCGTCCGGCGGCGAGGGGGCAGAGGGAGGGGCCGAGGTGATTGTGAACAAGGACGCCATGGCCGCCTTCGCCGAGAGCGCCCGCATCTTCATCCACTACCTCTCCGCCAC GGCCAATGATGTGTGCAAGGACGGAAAGAGGCAGACGATCAACGCCGAGGACGTCTTCAAGGCGCTCGATGAGATTGAGTTCCCCGAGTTTGTGGAGCCCCTGAGGACTGCTCTGGAAG AGTTCAGAAGCAGAAACGCAGCCCGGAAGCCAGCATCAGGCAAAAAGCAATCCGAAAAGAAGAGGAAACTGGATAAAGAGGCAGTGCCCGAAGAGCAAAATGGTGCAGCCGATGAAGCCAATGCGGGGGAGGATTAG